The DNA region ACGGCGACCCCGGCGACGATCCATGCCGGTGTTCCGCTCGTACGTGTCGTCGTCATCGACAGCCCCGGAGTCCGTGCCCGAAGAGGCAGGAGGACCCGGTGGCCACCGCAGCCGAAGCAGTCGCCATGCGACGCGCCGTCGCGCTCGCCGCACGCGGACTCGGGTTCACGAGCCCCAACCCCGTCGTCGGCTGCGTCGTCCTCGACGCCACCGGCGACAGCGTCGGCGAGGGCTACCACCAGCGCGCGGGCGGACCGCACGCCGAAGTGCACGCCCTGCGCGCGGCCGGCGAGAAGGCCCGCGGCGGCACCGCCGTCGTCACCCTCGAACCCTGCAACCACACCGGCCGCACCGGCCCCTGCGCCCAGGCCCTCCTCGACGCCGGGATCGCCCGCGTCGTGTACGCCGTCGCCGACCCCACCCCCGACGCGACCGGCGGCGCCGCCACCCTCCGCGCGGCCGGCGTCGACGTCGAGTCCGGCCTGCTCGCCGAGGAGGCCCAGACGGTCAACGCCGCCTGGCTCACCTCGGTCCGCACCGGCCGCCCCCACGTCACCTGGAAGTACGCGGCCACGCTCGACGGCCGCGTCGCCGCCGCCGACGGCACCAGCCGCTGGATCAGCTCGGCCGAGTCCCGCGCCGACGTGCACCGCCTGCGCGCCGAGTGCGACGCCGTCGTCGTCGGCTCCGGCACCCAGCGCGCCGACGACCCGCACCTCGCGGTGCGCGGCCCCCTCCTGACGGACGGGGCCGCCCAGCCGCTACGGGTCGTCGTCGACACCCACGGCACCGCCGTGCGGCCCGGCGCCCGG from Streptomyces flavofungini includes:
- the ribD gene encoding bifunctional diaminohydroxyphosphoribosylaminopyrimidine deaminase/5-amino-6-(5-phosphoribosylamino)uracil reductase RibD, with protein sequence MATAAEAVAMRRAVALAARGLGFTSPNPVVGCVVLDATGDSVGEGYHQRAGGPHAEVHALRAAGEKARGGTAVVTLEPCNHTGRTGPCAQALLDAGIARVVYAVADPTPDATGGAATLRAAGVDVESGLLAEEAQTVNAAWLTSVRTGRPHVTWKYAATLDGRVAAADGTSRWISSAESRADVHRLRAECDAVVVGSGTQRADDPHLAVRGPLLTDGAAQPLRVVVDTHGTAVRPGARVLDDAAPTLVAVAEGVEPLPGVETVHLPYADEHADADHLPYVERVPRAAGNGAVAPPPSGRPDADDEEGRLEHRFTASGGAYRAQRPDAPATRPGQSGTPGTPGGLDIDALLAELHARGVRSVLLEGGPTLAGAFVAAGAVDRVIGYLAPTLLGAGPAALTGGGITTLTEALRLDVRECVALGPDLRITATVAGPGTKEH